The DNA region ATGGCAGCAGTACGATTAACGGTTGGAGTGTCAGTTGGAATTACACCGATGGCTCCCGCGTTACCAGTAGCTGGAATGCGGGACTGAGTGGTGCCAATCCCTATAGTGCGACACCGGTGGGTTGGAATACCTCTATTCCGATCGGGTCGAGTGTGGAATTTGGAGTGCAGGGCAACAATGGCAGCAGTCGCGCACAAGTGCCGGCAGTGACCGGGGCGATTTGCGGTGGACAAGGTTCCAGTGCACCGTCCAGTGTTGCGTCTTCATCTTCATCCAGCAGTGTTGTTTCCAGTACTCCCCGCTCCAGCTCATCGTCAGTGTCGAGTTCTGTACCTGGCACTTCGTCGAGCAGTTCCAGCTCTGTGTTAACCGGGGCCCAGGCGTGTAACTGGTATGGCACACTGACCCCTTTATGCAACAACACCAGCAATGGTTGGGGCTATGAGGATGGTCGCAGTTGTGTGGCGCGAACCACCTGTAGTGCGCAACCAGCGCCTTACGGCATAGTATCGACCTCATCCAGTACGCCGCTATCCTCAAGCAGCTCATCGCGCTCCTCGGTTGCCAGCAGTTCCTCCCTCAGTAGTGCAACCTCCAGCAGTGCATCGTCAGTGAGCAGCGTCCCTCCTATTGACGGTGGCTGTAATGGCTATGCCACACGCTATTGGGATTGCTGCAAGCCGCACTGTGGCTGGAGTGCCAATGTGCCCTCGCTGGTATCGCCCCTGCAAAGTTGTTCGGCCAACAATACCCGTTTGAGTGATGTGAGTGTCGGCAGCAGTTGCGATGGCGGTGGCGGTTATATGTGTTGGGACAAGATTCCCTTTGCGGTCAGTCCAACACTGGCTTACGGTTACGCGGCGACCTCCAGTGGGGATGTGTGCGGTCGCTGTTATCAATTGCAATTTACCGGCAGTTCCTACAATGCGCCGGGCGATCCTGGTTCAGCGGCACTGGCGGGAAAAACCATGATCGTGCAGGCCACCAATATTGGCTACGATGTTTCCGGTGGCCAGTTTGACATTCTGGTTCCCGGCGGTGGTGTTGGAGCCTTCAATGCCTGCTCGGCGCAATGGGGTGTTTCCAATGCGGAGTTGGGCGCGCAATACGGTGGATTTCTGGCTGCCTGTAAGCAGCAGTTGGGTTACAACGCCAGCCTGTCGCAATACAAAAGCTGTGTGCTCAATCGCTGTGACAGTGTGTTTGGTTCGCGCGGCCTGACCCAATTGCAACAGGGGTGTACCTGGTTTGCCGAGTGGTTTGAAGCGGCGGACAATCCTTCACTCAAATACAAAGAAGTTCCCTGCCCTGCAGAGTTAACAACCCGCTCCGGAATGAATCGCAGTATCCTGAATGATATTCGCAACACCTGTCCCTGAGTGATTACACAGGATAGAAACGGCCCTTGTGGCCGTTTCTTATTTTAAGTACGCAGGAGCCGATCAATAGAGAAAGGTATATCAACTCCATAGCCTATCCTTATCAACCCGCCTAAAAAATACTCATCGCTTATGTTTTATAAATTTTGATTATGAGAACCATGGTGTCATTCAATTAGCCCTGATTCCTCCAACTCCCTAATCTGTGCCCCGTCGAAACTTTCTCTGGCGACATTAACCACAGACCTTCAGGAGTTACATTCATGGCAAGTATCAATTCGGAAATTAAACCTTTCAGTGCCCAGGCTTATCATCAGGGTAAATTTATTCACCTGACCGAAGCGGATTTGAAAGGCAAGTGGTCAGTGGTTTTCTTCTACCCCGCTGACTTCACGTTTGTATGTCCCACCGAACTGGGCGACCTGGCAGACAACTATGCCGACTTCCAAAAACTGGGCGTGGAAATTTATGCAGTCTCTACCGACACTCACTTCACTCACAAAGCCTGGCATGACAGCTCGGAAACCATCGGCAAAATCCAGTACCCGATGATCGGTGATCCAACCGGCGCTATTACGCGCAATTTTGGTGTGATGATTGAAGAAGCTGGCTTGGCTGATCGTGGTACTTTCGTGATTGATCCACAAGGCAAAATCCAGATTATCGAAATCAACGCCGGCGGTATTGGCCGCGATGCCTCCGAACTGCTGCGCAAGGTAAAGGCAGCGCAATATGTTGCAGCACATCCCGGCGAAGTATGTCCGGCTAAATGGAAAGAGGGTGATGCAACCCTGGCTCCCTCACTGGACCTGGTTGGCAAGATTTAAGTTTTACTTTTGCAGGTTGCGTTTCCAATAAGCAGGAAACGCCCAGCAGGCTCACTCACAAGGTGAGCCTGCATTACTGATTATCACGGAGAACACCATGTTAGATGCTGCTATTAAAGGCCAGCTCAAGGCTTACCTCGAAAAGCTGCAGCGCCCGATTGAATTGGTTGCCAGTCTCGATGACACTGCCAAAAGCCGGGAACTCAAAAGCCTGCTTGACGAGATCACCGCTCTGTCAGACAACGTCAGTGCGCGCCTGGATGGCAACTCTGTGTATCGTCCTTCTTTCGGTGTGGCCCGTCCGGGAGAAACACCGCGTATTGAGTTTGCCGGTATTCCCCTGGGGCATGAATTTACCTCACTGGTACTCGCGCTGTTGCACACAGGCGGTCACCCAGCGCGGATTGATGCTGCAACACTGGAGCAAATCAAAGCCATTGATGGACAGTTCCATTTTGATATTTTTGTGTCGCTCTCTTGCCATAACTGCCCGGATGTTGTCCAGGCTGTTAATACCATGGCGGCACAAAACCCGAATATTTCTGCCACTATGATTGATGGCGCGCTGTTCCAAGGCGAAGTGGAAAAGCGCCAGATCATGGCGGTGCCCAGTGTCTACCTGAATGGCCAGCACTTTGGCCAGGGGCGCATGACGCTGGAGGAAATTCTTGCCAAAATTGATACGGGTGCAGCTGAGCGTGAAGCCAAATTGCTTAATGGCAAAGTACCTTTCGATGTATTGGTTGTGGGTGGTGGTCCCGCTGGGTCAGCAGCGGCTATTTACGCGGCGCGTAAAGGCATTCGCACGGGCGTTGTGGCCGAGCGTTTTGGTGGTCAGGTATTGGATACCCTGGCGATTGAAAACTTTATTTCAGTAACAGAAACCGAAGGCCCCAAACTTGCCATGGCACTGGAGCAACATGTTAAGGAATACGACGTAGATGTGATGAACCTGCAGAAAGCGGCTGAACTTATCCCCGGTGACCTGATCGAGGTTAAGCTGGCCAGCGGTGCCAGCCTTAAAAGCAAGAGTGTGATCCTTACCACCGGTGCGCGCTGGCGTGAAATGAATGTGCCGGGCGAAAAGGAATATCGTGGCAAAGGTGTTGCCTATTGTCCCCACTGCGACGGCCCTCTGTTTAAAGGAAAACGCGTTGCGGTGATTGGCGGCGGTAATTCCGGGGTGGAAGCGGCAATTGACCTGGCAGGTATTGTCGCCCATGTAACACTGTTGGAATTCGATTCCACATTGCGTGCCGATGCGGTGTTGCAGCGTAAATTGTTAAGCTTGCCGAATGTCACTGTTATTACGGAGGCCCTGACAAGCGAAGTGCTTGGCGATGGCCAGAAAGTGACAGGCTTGACGTACAAAAACCGCAACACAGATGACCTTACCCAGGTGGAGTTGGAAGGTATTTTCGTCCAGATTGGGTTACTGCCGAATACCGATTGGCTGAAGGGTACAGTAGCATTGTCCCAGCGCGGTGAAATTGAAATCAATACACGTGGTGAAACCTCTGTACCGGGTGTATTCGCCGCGGGTGATTGCACCACTGTTCCTTACAAGCAAATTATTATTGCGATGGGCGCTGGCTCGACCGCCGCCTTGGGAGCATTCGATCATCTGATCAGAGCAAGTGCGCCATAATAATTAACCATAAAAAACGCGGTCATGGGCCGCGTTTTTTATGGTGTTAGCTGGCATTTGAAAAACGCACGGGTTTCTCCAGGCGCCGCTCCAGGCGCGCGAGGATAAAGGCAAATTGTATAAAGTGAAGTATCCAGCGTACACCCAGGCCATGCCTGGCAACTTGCCACAGGTTTAACAGGTTCCAGCGCGCCTGGTGCTGGTGAACCTCATTCACCACTGGCCCTAATGCCAGGTTATTTAGTTGGCGAGCCTCCTTGCTGATTTGTATGAGTGTGCGCATTTGTAACTGCTTATGGCGTCGCTTCTGTTTTGGCGTCCGCGCAAAACGCCCGGCCTGTTCGATGCTATAGAGCCACCATAAATAGGCCTTGGTTTCGTATTTCCTGCCTGTAGCGCTACCGGCCCTTAATCGATATTCATATACCGGCCTGGGGATAACAACCAGGGTGTTTGCTTTCGCGAACATTTCTGCACAATAGAGTGTGTCCTGGGCCATGGCGACACCGGGCTGGTTTGGAATATCGACAAAAACCGATGTGCGAAATAGCTTGCCCCAGGTGTGGCCGCGCATGAGTTGGTGTTCGTAAAAAGCGATGAGTATCTTATCGCTGTGGAAGATGCGCGTACGTTTAGTGTTGTAGTTTGCAGGGTAGCGCTGCTCTTTGCTGAATATCCAGTTGTTACCTTTCACAATATCGGCATTGTACTCACATGCCGCAGCATATAAATCCCCAAGTGCCGAAGGTGGAATCAGGTCATCTGCATCCACAAAGGTAAAGTATTCTCCACGTACTTGAGCCAGCCCAGTATTTCGAGCGATGGATAATCCCTGGTTAAATTCATGGTTAAACAAGCGGATTATTGCGGGAGTTGTTTGTTGTAATACTTCGCATATGGCCTTGCTGTTATCCGTTGATCCATCATTAACCAAAATAATTTCGTAAGTGGGGGCGTTTTCCTGCATCAACAAAGATCTAATACAGTTTGCAACATAAGTGTCGACATTATAGACAGGGACAATCACCGAGATTGCAGGCTGACAAGTGGATAAACAAGGATCACCGTAGGTCATAGGTAATATCGGGTAAATAGGTGGTTTCCAAAAAAGAATAATAAGGTTCTTTCGTTACTATTCTGTTTCTGGCAAAAATGGTGAAACACGACTAAATAGAATTAGCAAAACCTGCGCCATGGTGAGCGGGAATGTGTCAGGGCTTATATTATTTGAAGTACACCTTCAACGCTTGATAGTCTTTATGCCATATTTTGGTGCGTATCGGCCCGGCAGCGCTCGATGATTGTGAGGGTTTATCAGGCCAGCGCATGTTTGTTATCAGCGATGCCATTTCTTAGCCAGAGCTTTTCGTTGCGGGCTTTGCGTAAAAACTGAGTGAGTAATTGAATACCTTCGGCCCAGAAGCCCAGGTTTGACTCACTATTGATATGACCTACATTTTGCAGGCGCAGGAAATCTGCGCCCCACTGCAAGGACCAGAAGGCGGCCTTGCTATCGCGCAGCCAGGGGTCGTTGCTGCTGGCGATAATTTTGGCTCCTACTTGTAAGGGATGTTGTGGCAAGCGCTTGGCGATTCCGAATTTATCCGGGTCTGCCGGGGCAACCAGAAATAACGCGGCGATTTTTTCCGGAAATTCCTCTGCAATGCTGGCACTGGCGAGGGTGCCGAAGCTGTGGGCAATCAATACAGCAGGTTTATCCACGTATTTCAGCTGTGTGCGAATCGCCGCTTTCCAGGCATCCAGATCCGGTGTGTCCCAGTTCGATAAATGAATTCTCCGGCTGTTAGGCAATTGTGTTTGCCATAAGCTTTGCCAGTGGTTTTCGTCGCTGTTACGTAAGCCAGGAACAATGATGACGGCATAGTTTGCTAAAGCCTGTGACAGGCTTTTGGTAATGGAATCGGGTATCAGCTGTGCACTCATGATGATTCTCCTCATGAAATTTGAATGCAGCTTAATTGTTCATATCGCCTTTGGAAAAGAATCGTTTTTTCTTTGTATATAGCCAAAATCAACGGGATTGGTGAAGAGATCCGGTTATATGCTTATGCCCGGTGCGGTGATCTGTAACAGGTGTTTTTATCGTTGGGAGAAAGCCAGCGCTATACCGGCACATAGTAAGGCAGCACCACAGAGACGGTTAAACCAGCGTTGATGTGACGGCGCTTGTAACCAATGCATAAGCATTTTGCCGCCCTTGGCATACACCAGCATCCACACCAGGTCTATGGCCAAAAAAATCATGGCCAAGAGTGCAAATTGCGCAGCGATGGGTTGTTGGGGTTGGATAAATTGGGGGAGGAGTGCGCCAAAATAAATCAGGCCTTTGGGGTTGGTAATCGCAACCATAAAGGCCCTGCCAAATAAGTGATTGCGTCGCACTTGCTGTCGGGCGAGGGAAATCGGTAGTACAGCGGCGCTATAGAGTTTTAGCCCGAGGTAAGCCAGGTAGGCCGCGCCCAGCCATTTGATCGTGTGGAAAATCCACTCAGCCTGGTGAATAACAAGGCTGAGTCCCAGCGCTGAGAGCAGGATCAGGACCAGGTTACCGGCGCTGGCCCCCAGCATCGTAAACCATGAATGCCCCAGGCCAAAACGTGCCGCGTCGATCATGCACGACAGCATGACCGGACCAGGGCTGGCTGAAACAAAAAAGGTGAGGGTAACAAACAACCAGAGTTGTTCCATGATTGGATTGGGGAACCATCGATGAGCGGGGGCCGCAGTCTAGCATTCCCGACCGGCAAAGGCGTTAAAGTCTTCTATACTCAGACCACTAGCCTATTTACATTCCAGAGACAAATATCACAGGGTGTTTTATGTCCAATAACAGTATCGCCAAAGCGATCAGGATTCTTGAAGGTTTATTGCGTGGTTTGGATCAAGCCTATTGGGAGGCCAATAGCCTGGATCGCAAGGATTTCTTCTATGACTTGATTAGTGCATTGCATGCTGAGTTATCCGAGCTGGGTAAGCTGAGTGTGCAAGACCATGATTTGGAGTATGAGCCGGTCACTGAAGAGTTTCGCGCTGCGCGTCCCAAATTGAGTCGGTTGCGCAAGTTAGTGGATGACTTTGCGCTGCGTTCTACTACAGCACTTAGCCTGGAAGGGCTTATCGATGAAACCCGTGTGCTGTTGGGGCGCCACTCTCCCGTTTTATAACCTTTCCAAATCAACCCTGATCAGTTATCGCCAAATAATTTAAATATTGTCATAAAAATACTGGCGATGACTGAAAATTGAACAATACTCAAGGTGTCGGCAGCCGTTGCTTCCTGTGGGCCAAAGCCAGTCAGTGTGTGAAAGCCGAGATGACTGTGAGAGAGGCTCATTGACGTAGGTTGATGAACGGCGGTCGTTGGGTTTTTCCGGCCCAGTTGGAACTCCCCTTTATTGGTAATCTAGTATGGTCTTGGCCGACATCGTTATGGTGTCGGCTTTTTTTATGGCCTGCTATTCCAGGCGGGCTGTCGCTGATACAGCGTTGAAAATGGCTCCCGGCCATTTTTTATGGGCTATTGTTAGCGCCTGGGCATGATCCAATCATCTGTATAACGTAAAGGGGAGAGATGAAATATGAGAAAACACCGGGCGATAACGATGCTGCTGGCGGCCATATCCTGGAGTTGTTCCAGTCAACTACACGCAG from Cellvibrio japonicus Ueda107 includes:
- the ahpC gene encoding alkyl hydroperoxide reductase subunit C, with protein sequence MASINSEIKPFSAQAYHQGKFIHLTEADLKGKWSVVFFYPADFTFVCPTELGDLADNYADFQKLGVEIYAVSTDTHFTHKAWHDSSETIGKIQYPMIGDPTGAITRNFGVMIEEAGLADRGTFVIDPQGKIQIIEINAGGIGRDASELLRKVKAAQYVAAHPGEVCPAKWKEGDATLAPSLDLVGKI
- a CDS encoding LysE family translocator produces the protein MEQLWLFVTLTFFVSASPGPVMLSCMIDAARFGLGHSWFTMLGASAGNLVLILLSALGLSLVIHQAEWIFHTIKWLGAAYLAYLGLKLYSAAVLPISLARQQVRRNHLFGRAFMVAITNPKGLIYFGALLPQFIQPQQPIAAQFALLAMIFLAIDLVWMLVYAKGGKMLMHWLQAPSHQRWFNRLCGAALLCAGIALAFSQR
- the celB gene encoding cellulase CelB; this encodes MNLLSGWVRPLMLGCGLLGAALSAGSIQAAVCEYRVTNEWGSGFTASIRITNNGSSTINGWSVSWNYTDGSRVTSSWNAGLSGANPYSATPVGWNTSIPIGSSVEFGVQGNNGSSRAQVPAVTGAICGGQGSSAPSSVASSSSSSSVVSSTPRSSSSSVSSSVPGTSSSSSSSVLTGAQACNWYGTLTPLCNNTSNGWGYEDGRSCVARTTCSAQPAPYGIVSTSSSTPLSSSSSSRSSVASSSSLSSATSSSASSVSSVPPIDGGCNGYATRYWDCCKPHCGWSANVPSLVSPLQSCSANNTRLSDVSVGSSCDGGGGYMCWDKIPFAVSPTLAYGYAATSSGDVCGRCYQLQFTGSSYNAPGDPGSAALAGKTMIVQATNIGYDVSGGQFDILVPGGGVGAFNACSAQWGVSNAELGAQYGGFLAACKQQLGYNASLSQYKSCVLNRCDSVFGSRGLTQLQQGCTWFAEWFEAADNPSLKYKEVPCPAELTTRSGMNRSILNDIRNTCP
- the ahpF gene encoding alkyl hydroperoxide reductase subunit F, which codes for MLDAAIKGQLKAYLEKLQRPIELVASLDDTAKSRELKSLLDEITALSDNVSARLDGNSVYRPSFGVARPGETPRIEFAGIPLGHEFTSLVLALLHTGGHPARIDAATLEQIKAIDGQFHFDIFVSLSCHNCPDVVQAVNTMAAQNPNISATMIDGALFQGEVEKRQIMAVPSVYLNGQHFGQGRMTLEEILAKIDTGAAEREAKLLNGKVPFDVLVVGGGPAGSAAAIYAARKGIRTGVVAERFGGQVLDTLAIENFISVTETEGPKLAMALEQHVKEYDVDVMNLQKAAELIPGDLIEVKLASGASLKSKSVILTTGARWREMNVPGEKEYRGKGVAYCPHCDGPLFKGKRVAVIGGGNSGVEAAIDLAGIVAHVTLLEFDSTLRADAVLQRKLLSLPNVTVITEALTSEVLGDGQKVTGLTYKNRNTDDLTQVELEGIFVQIGLLPNTDWLKGTVALSQRGEIEINTRGETSVPGVFAAGDCTTVPYKQIIIAMGAGSTAALGAFDHLIRASAP
- a CDS encoding RBBP9/YdeN family alpha/beta hydrolase produces the protein MSAQLIPDSITKSLSQALANYAVIIVPGLRNSDENHWQSLWQTQLPNSRRIHLSNWDTPDLDAWKAAIRTQLKYVDKPAVLIAHSFGTLASASIAEEFPEKIAALFLVAPADPDKFGIAKRLPQHPLQVGAKIIASSNDPWLRDSKAAFWSLQWGADFLRLQNVGHINSESNLGFWAEGIQLLTQFLRKARNEKLWLRNGIADNKHALA
- a CDS encoding glycosyltransferase family 2 protein, with product MTYGDPCLSTCQPAISVIVPVYNVDTYVANCIRSLLMQENAPTYEIILVNDGSTDNSKAICEVLQQTTPAIIRLFNHEFNQGLSIARNTGLAQVRGEYFTFVDADDLIPPSALGDLYAAACEYNADIVKGNNWIFSKEQRYPANYNTKRTRIFHSDKILIAFYEHQLMRGHTWGKLFRTSVFVDIPNQPGVAMAQDTLYCAEMFAKANTLVVIPRPVYEYRLRAGSATGRKYETKAYLWWLYSIEQAGRFARTPKQKRRHKQLQMRTLIQISKEARQLNNLALGPVVNEVHQHQARWNLLNLWQVARHGLGVRWILHFIQFAFILARLERRLEKPVRFSNAS